The DNA window ACTTCCTCTTCTTGTGGTAGGGTTTGCGTTTACCGCCAGTCTTGCGGCGCTTATGCCAGTTGTCCCTTGAAATACCTGAAAGAGAGAACGCTTAATGAAGACTGGCGGACATACTCATACAAATACAGTGCAATACATTCGACTAAGCTTGAGCAATCAGTTCTCCAAGGTTTGTCTACATTGTTTTTGGACTCGGCAAGAAGAACATCATCATGTCACTCAAGAATAGTCAACCTGCACTCCATCTTATGTATTCATTAAAATTGTCCCAAAAAATGTACACTATAAGTAGAGACATGTGCGTCTAATGGCCTAGTAGCGTACCTTAGACCAGAAATGGTTCACCATGACGTATTTAAAGAATAACCCAAAAATGACAATAGTGCATTAAATACATTATCACTATCATGCTGTTGTAAAAACGCAATTGTAGCCACATACAAAGTCACGAGTAGCTTACCTAGCTAACAGCTAATGCTAGCAACATTTGTCCGGGCCGTCTGTTTTCTTCAGTTAACACATTAGCGGTCGGTACTAAACAATGCTATCCAAAACGTTGGGAACGCATAGGTGATAAAATGCATTTGTCTCTCTTTAAAACCACCATTATGCCGTCTCCGTTGTACTTCAGCATCTGGCTACATGGACAGCGAGAAGCCATCTTGGCTTGCATTTCACGCATCCACTGGAAATTTCTTCTTTAAAAATATCAGCAACGGCCGAAAACGATCAAGTTGACAATATCTTAACTCTATATGTGTTTAGCTTTAAAAATATTAATGGCAAGTTCGTCATTCCTTCGATTAAACGGCAGATGTAGAAGGATTCACCGCCCGACCAAAGCACGAAAACACGTACCCATTCTCAGGCGCCGGCTAGAAAGAGGGATCGCAAAGGACCATGGGAAGGTTTGAAGCCGCGTGTTCTCGCGAGAACTCACACCGCAGCGAGATTTGGTGTAGTTTAGTCGTCAAAAACATTTTTGGTCATATTTTCTTTGAAGCTATAATGTGTGGTTTTAGGATCTATTATTTCATTCGTTACATTCGAATAATACTATTAAAGGTTCAggttttttatttgaaatattaTGGGCCTTGTGAGTTcagctatacaggtaaaagccagtaaattagaatattttgaaaaacttgatttatttcagtaattgcattcaaaaggtgtaacttgtacattatatttattcattgcacacagactgatgcattcaaatgtttatttcatttaattttgatgatttgaagtggcaacaaatgaaaatccaaaattccgtgtgtcacaaaattagaatattacttaaggctaatacaaaaaagggatttttagaaatgttggccaactgaaaagtatgaaaatgaaaaatatgagcatgtacaatactcaatacttggttggagctccttttgcctcaattactgcgttaatgcggcgtggcatggagtcgatgagtttctggcactgctcaggtgttatgagagcccaggttgctctgatagtggccttcaactcttctgcgtttttgggtctggcattctgcatcttccttttcacaataccccacagattttctatggggctaaggtcaggggagttggcgggccaatttagaacagaaataccattgtccgtaaaccaggcacgggtagattttgcgctgtgtgcaggcgccaagtcctgttggaacttgaaatctccatctccatagagcaggtcagcagcaggaagcatgaagtgctctaaaacttgctggtagacggctgcgttgaccctggatctcaggaaacagagtggaccgacaccagcagatgacatggcaccccaaaccatcacccaaccatgcaaattttgcatttcctttggaaatcgaggtcccagagtctggaggaagacaggagaggcacaggatccccgttgcctgaagtctagtgtaaagtttccaccatcagtgatggtttggggtgccatgtcatctgctggtgtcggtccactctgtttcctgagatccagggtcaacgcagccgtctaccagcaagttttagagcacttcatgcttcctgctgctgacctgctctatggagatggagatttcaagttccaacaggacttggcgcctgcacacagcgcaaaatctacccgtgcctggtttacggaccatggtatttctgttctaaattggcccgccaactcccctgactttagccccatagaaaatctgtggggtattgtgaaaaggaagatgcagaatgccagacccaaaaacgcagaagagttgaaggccactatcagagcaacctgggctctcataacacctgagcagtgccagaaactcatcgactccatgccacgccgcattaacgcagtaattgaggcaaaaggagctccaaccaagtattgagtattgtacatgctcatatttttcattttcatacttttcagttggccaacatttctaaaaatcccttttttgtattagccttaagtaatattctaattttgtgacacacggaattttggattttcatttgttgccacttcaaatcatcaaaattaaatgaaataaacatttgaatgcatcagtctgtgtgcaatgaataaatagaatgtacaagttacaccttttgaatgcaattactgaaataaatcaagtttttcaaaatattctaatttactggcttttgttGAATTATTTAAGTTAGCACAGAATATTAGAAACACTACATGTGATGCAATGCAACATTAATAtcactaaaaaatatatatatctgaatGTGTATGTATTATGTTTGCTTTGAGTTAGTAGTaagtaatttatatttatatagcgcttttctctagtgactcaaagcgctttacatagtgaaacccaatatctaagttacatttaaagcagtgtgggtggcactgggagcaggtgggtaaagtgtcttgcccaaggacacaacggcagtgactaggatggcggaagccggaatcaaacctggaaccctcaagttgctggcacggccacgctaccaaccgagctataccgtcccgatATTTCGAGTTCCatgtaaaaaatatttcatattagAAAACCAATCTGCTTTGTATCATATTAACACAAACACAGTATATTTGTTTAGCGATCATAGCCCACAAAGACAACAAGTTCTATttccatatatttattattttattcccGTTATTATTTACAGCTGTGTCGACTTGGCAGGTATGTCCACAGAATTTGGAGATTAACTTGGATTCCTCCACCCAAAAGTGATGTGTGCAGACAAAGCGTTCCTTTGGCCTATCACTCTTCCCAGGGGCTCATGTCCGTGTCGATGGCCACACAGTTGTAGGCGGCGTAACGCAGCTTCTCCTCGCACACTTTAGCACTGCAGGGGGGAAAAGTGGGACGTGGCAAATTGGTGTGGCACACAGCGGAATGCAACTTCAGAATAAGCATTTCACCTTGGATAGTTTGGCAGGTAAAGTGTGCTGGAGCATGTGGAAGACTGTGGAAGTGCCTCACTTTCAGAGCTACACCAGATAATACACGACAAAGGAATAGTTAAAGGGTGAAGCAGTTACGACTTACTgtatattattactactactgtaCATACGGTTtacttaccaaaatacttgtttGTCAGAAAAGACGTAGATTGGAGCGGGAAGACGACTTCGACCGGTTACGAATCTCAGAAACCTGCTGCGGtcctctggaaaaaaaaaaaaaatcaatccaatccaatccactttatttacatagcacatttaaacaacaaaaatgtttccaaagtgctgcacaacaatattaaaaacaatattatccttagctccaccaatgactgaataaaaacaaaaaataaataaatataaaacaaatataaaaataaatatgattaaaaacgattttaaagggtaaaaccaattaaaacagtaaatagaaatcaaaatttctaaaaaaaaaaaaccccacaaaggaCAACaaaggacagaggaccacacaactcacgtagtgttaaaagccaaagaataaaagtgggtcttaagacgagacttaaaatgttaaaaaaaaaaatcaccttaaaggggaactgcacttttttttttttttacaattttgcctatcgttcacaattattatgaaagacatgacaacgtatttaaaaaaaaaaagaagcattttaacttgtaaataaaagtccgcctaCAGTGGAGCCattgggagctcctctatttcgcccataaaatccaataaataaccattcaaaaaccgccaaaaatactccatttacatttcgtgatttgaatattaaccaattattattaatattattataagcgctaacgcagacaaactatttgtgGCGGCGCCGTGATCTCTTCCGTGTgtgtctatgttgacatcatcaagtggtcagctgcttcctcgcttccttgctccctgtaagtttattctagatcataaatcatgcatctcacctggacatgagacgtctgagtaggtattccgacaagttggtacattttgacagcctTTTAGGACCagaaactggcgaggacgacacgaaagTACACTTGTTCCCCCCCCGCCTCTAAACCCACTTCTTTGTGagcattatgagacattttttttaccaaaatgggaatatatcaacatcccagcagtcagcatcctaatgacagcagacattgcactgtaagggatgttttattatgttggttAGCTCTCATTGAGTCtgtagtgagtaataatcagtgataaataaatcaaataaaacaaatgtgatgcatttttttaaattaatgtgtgcctatgcttaaaatgatcaaaatacgtaaataaatgttattataaatgtgcccattactgcattacatatatactttataggcagaattgcgcGGCTCTcataggctctattgtaagcgAACTTTTGATCGCAATTATTTATTTAGACTGAAAAACAAATTatacatccattgtcatgtctttcatgatgattgtgaacgataggcaaaattccccccaaaaagtgcagttctcctttaaaaggCTGGTGTACACATGAATATTTTCCAAAATTGAAAACAAATGTTATTGGTTGCAGACCCCAAACATAAAGAACAAAAATCAGGCTTTGAGCAGTTTTGATCTTTTTGTGTGTGGTGTGCTATATGATAATATCAACACAACAAATTTGTCCCACCACGGAGTCAGACTCTAGCTACTTGAAaattgtagtaagctaagctacaaaatactctcgattaaatgtagctatgctacaggggaagctataccTAGAGAATtgcagcaagctacactacaagctacacggcaacaTTGGCTTGCTacttcaaagctacatttaacaacatttataTCTATCATGTCTAAATTCACGGAGCGTTGACTCCGAAGTTTTGGTCGTAAATAGTAAATACGTCTATTTACGATTGTTGGATCTAACCCATTTTGGAGCCAATTATCAGGACAAATTCacttttaaaggagaactgcactttttgggggaattttgcctattcccAATCATTATATGAGACAAGAACACCTTTTTTTGGGGGGAtactaaagatgattaaaaaaacgcttgcaaaatacagcaaatgggagtcaccgttgtggcCTTCAATGCCCTCTAAAACCACTTCAAAACCGTCCACCAacaatttacatatatataacgtagtaacagacatggtcataacaatatgtaatatgttcaatctttactgtattttgatcattttatgcATGACCGTAACTTAGTttttcagcgcatttatttccgtttccatagcagcgtgtgttctacttctggaaacaaacgcgtgtgtgtgttctcatcATGACAgatttggtaacagacaacgaagacgactatttttggacagatgattcacaaccttatctttttgaagctgaatatacagaggatgaactgctgcttatagaagagaACACTATGAAAGGCTGAAGCTTTAGAACAGACGAAAGCCGAGAGCGTGAGGAACTTGGAGCAAAGCTATGCGGACATATATGGCGTGCTCACCAaaagtcaacttgaaaaaacTTCCGCCCGCCGAGCTGGAACAGACAGACAACTGTCCGTCGAGTGGGTCaccataatattgatcatgatacatgtagCACACCAtgcttgttagtacaactacatacGCTGACGAGCtacctgtgtacaaacaaaatatgaaatgtgggctaacactttacagatactgtaatatgattattacattgtttttcagtcaatacaaattggtgtcctatcgcattgtgttgtgttttacaaactcaaaagcgattCAGCTGCTGACTCAAAGGCTTTCTTATCTTCTGCCGTAATTAGCTCACGGCTAATGCCTTAGCATGCCGTCCCAAGACAATGTATTCCTATGCTAGAAAAGGAGttcttcagtgttcgctcttaaaaTAATgtagctacagcttggttattacacaggttacggaacgtaaatgaaataCTGggtttttttgaatgcatttttaaagtgatttagcggcagaatggattgctaccattagctgcattgctagtcaTCAGGAACGAGAAGATTTTTGCAcattagaattagggctgggcgatatatcgatataatggatacatcgcgggtttgtctctgtgcgatttagaaaatgactatatcgtggtattcgagtatacgttctcacgcagttgcttttagctgcggggcattaaaccttctcacagagacttaagccaagcgcaccttcttacatacgtcacatactgtcacgtgagcaacgtcatacgccctcgccgagcagacaggtagcaacatggtaacgttagctgtgatgctaacagctaacggtgtggtttgagtggtaatacgagagaaagaaggtgcgaatctggtaacaaatggaggaataattaattcccaagaaaaacagcacggggtccattgtctgacggtggtttggcttcaagcgggaatatgtctttccatgtcaacatctccgttcggtgtcacaccaactaaatgccgaagcaactatttccacatcaacaccgtaggacatatactatttaatatgcagctcatttttatgtgacacttattgaaatatcttgtgtgacatcatgtacaaaagtgcgctttatttgttttaaactattgtagtggcgttctgtacaaaaagtgcattttaatttaatgttgttatgatatgtcatcttagtgacatcatgcacaaaagtgcactaatagcttgttttaaaatgtctctgacaattttgcactttctgttttggaaatgacatgaatatttgtgccactgcttaataactttaataaatacagttttggtcaattgacttagttgtgatttccctctctgcatgaaagtttaaaatgagcatatattaatgcagtatgaagaagaatgttttaatgtagacacatagaatcatcatactgcattgattatatgcatcaagtgttcattcaaggctaaggcaaaatatcaagatatatatcgtgtatcgcgatatggcctaaaaatatcgagatattaacaaaaggccatatcgcccagccctaattagaatgcaaaaaaactacAACCTTTcgtctttcttgtctctcattaggattgtgaacaatacacaaaattccaaaaaaagttcagttccTCTCAGATCACAAGACCATCTTATAAGACATAACATAATCAACGTTTGCTGTCTGTGGTCGGAAGAGGCAAAATCAAGACAAACTATTAATTAATCCCAATTGTCTTTTAGTTTCATGTTGGATTCATTAATAAGGGCCAACTGACCATTGGTGAAGTTTGTGAGCGCCTCCCACAAGTACTGCACCCGCACATCAGTTTGTTCCAGGTCCTCATAGCGAGCtgcagaagaagaagatggaAACATTTAAAGATGCCTTCTCACGTGTCAACCTGCCGTCATCTTTATTCAACTCACTGAGTCTCTTGAGAGCTTCCACGCTAATCTCAGGATCGCCACACACTTTCTTCTCCACTTCCTGCCACGTGAGCAGATCCAGAACCGCCTGAGGGACCACCTTGAGCAGCCCGGTTTGTAAGGCGGCGATCTGCAACAGCCAAGAGGACGAATGAAGAGGACAAAGCAGAAGGCGAGAAGTAGAATAACGGCACTCGAATCTCCACCTGCTGCTTGCTCTCCTCCATGCGAGCCTTCTGCACCAGGCGGATGAACTCCTGGCGGTCCTCGTAAAGCACGGCCACGCTGCTGCCGCCGGGGACCAGCTCAACCACCTGCCCGTCGCTCAGGAGGGTGGTGTAGACCAGCTCCTCGCCAAACCTGAAGTCAAACGTCGCACGGTCCATGGTCTCCATGGCGTCCAGCAGGTTGACCTGAGATGATGGAATTGTATCATATCATTTGAAGGaagacaaaacatgactaagatgCTATTGGTGTTAAATATCCTCACCAGCACGGAGTCAACAGCCGGGAAGTCTTTCCTCCAGCTGACGCTCTCCCCAATCAGCTGCTTCCACACCAAGCCGGGCAGAGCCAGAACCTGCCGGATTTAAACAGAATCAAGTATCGCTGAGAATTAAGGACAAAGAAGGAGGACGAGACCTGACCCACTCACTCACCAGAAAATCTTTTCCTCGAAGCGCTGCACCCATGAGCTGCCCGATCCACTCGTACTTGTGGAACTGTTTGCAGGACGGGTTGGGGACGTAGTAATCTCTGGCCTCAAGGGAACCCTAGATAAcaacaatataataaataaataaataataaataataaataataataataaataaataagggcCCGATTCTCctgcttttgtgtttttttcacaCTTGAAGTCATGCACATTTCTCTAACATGCattagtgtccatccatccatccatttcctaccgcttgtcccttttggggtcgcggggggtgctggagcctatctcagctgcatttgggcggaaggcggggtacaccctggacaagtctccacctcatcgcagggccaacacagatagacagacaacattcacactcacattcacacactagggccaatttagtgttgccaatcaacctatccccaggtgtatgtctttttttatatgtatattgtagcgtcccggaagagatagtgctgtaaggggttctgggtatttgttctgttgtgtttatgttgtggatgttctcccgaaatgtgtttgtcattcttgtttggtgtgggttcacagtgtatctcacggcacaccggtgtgccgcggcacagtggttgaaaaacactgttctatacTACTCTACACGCAGGGCCGTATCTCATCACGTGCAATGCGTCGGGCCCTGCAATCCGTTAGAGCCATGTTTCTGCATATTAAAATGTCAGGTAATGAACGACAAGGCGCTTAGTAATACATTTTACCCCAAAAAGTTATTCCTaaccccttcctgctccatcactgataaAAATGTAATGGCAATTTCCCGGGGGGGGGGTGTacagtatattgtagcgtcccggaagagttagtgctgcaaggggttctgggtatttgttctgttgtgtttatgttgtgttacggtgcggcggatgttctcccgaaatgtgtttgtcattcttgtttggtgtgggttcacagtgtggcgcatatttgtaacagtgttaaagttgtttatacggccatcctcagtgtgacctgtatggctgttgaccaagtatgcattgcattcacttgtgtgtgtgaaaagccgtagatattatgtgattgggccggcaggcaaaggcagtgcctttaaggcacgcccccaatattgttgtctaagtggaaatcgggagaaattcgggagaatggttgccccgggagattttcgggaggggcactgaaattcgggaatctcccgggaaaatcgggagggttggtaagtatgactgggagacgcaactgctctgtacttctccctacgtccgtgtaccactccgtacagcggcgttttaaaaagtcatattttttactttttgaaactgaaaccgataatttccgatattaaattttaaagcatttatcggccgataatatcggcagtccgatattatcggacatctctaattaggatCCTTCCGGAATAATTGTGAGCGCCAAAGAACTGTGAGAACCCTGTCTCGAGTACATTCCTGGGTCTTTTGAGGCTACAGTCTTTGCATCCACCCACAATAATGGCGCTCAAAATCAGCAGGTCAGCAGCGGGTTATTTCTTTACCTGGTTGGATGTGCGAGTGAAGAAGGGCAGCGGCATGGGACACTCGGCCGAGGTGGGGCACAGCTCCTCAGACATGTCCGCCAGGCTGTCCCGGAACCCGCCACCCTGGTCAATGATTCCCTCCGCGATGAACTTGCATTCCCACCACTGGTCGTAGCGATCGGGCCACCTGTAATCCAACGTCTTCTCGAGTTTATCCGATGGCTTCAGGCCTTCGTACACCTGCAAGGGTTTGACACGCAAATTAGCGAGAGGAAAATCCTTGGCTCAGCAGAGCAGACGTTGACTTGCCTGACTGAACACAGCGTTCTTGCAGCTGGCGTCCAAGGAGGGGTTGTCCCTGTGCTCCATGGCCAGGCGCCTGTTGATGTAGAGGCAAGGCAGGAAGTTGGGCTTGCTGGTCTCCGAGTCCTTCAGACACTGCGTAATCAGCGCTGAGCGGCGTTTAGACTGCAGCAGGAACTGCTTTATGCTCTGAAGGGCACCCAACAAACGATTCAACACAGTGCTACAATTCAGTCacttgattaaaggggaacattatcaccagacctatgtaagcgtcaatatataccttgatgttgcagaaaaaagaccatatatttttttaaccgatttacgaactctaaatgggtgaattttggcgaattaaatattcgctctcggagcgatgacgtcacaacgtgacgtcgcatcgggaagcaatccgccattttctcaaacaccgggtcaaaacagctctgttattttccgttttttcgactgttttccgtaccttggagacatcatgcctcgtcggtgtgttgtcggagggtgtaacaacacgaacagggacgaattcaagttgcaccagtggcccaaagatgcgaaagtggcaagaaattggacgtttgttccgcacactttaccgacgaaagctatgctacgacagagatggcaagaatgtgtggatatcctgcgacactcaaagcagatgcatttccaacgataaagtcaaagaaatctgccgccagacccccattgaatctgccggagtgtgtgagcaattcagggacaaaggacctcggtagcacggcaagcaatggcggcagtttgttcccgcagacgagcgagctaaacccccctggatgtcttggctcacaccatccgaagatgatcaagagaagaatatggaccctagcttccctggcctgctgacatgagggtatgtctgcagaatatattaaatgatgaaaattgggctgtctgcactctcaaagtgcatgttgttgccaaatgtatttcatatgctgtaaacctagttcatagttgttagtttcctttaatgccaaacaaacacatagcaatcgttggttagaaggctatcgccgaattcgtcctcgctttctctcgtgtcgctggctgtcgtgtcgttttcgtcggtttcgcttgcatacggttcaaaccgatatggctcaatagcttcagtttcttcttcaatttcgttttcgctacctgcctccacactacaaccatccgtttcaatacattcgtaatctgttgaaccgcttaagccgctgaaatccgagtctgaatccgagctaatgtcgctatagcttgctgttcttttcgccatgtttgtttgtgttggcttcactatgtgacgtcacaggaaaatggacgggtggttaaaatcaggccctttgaagctttttttagggatattgcgtgatgggtaaaattttgaaaaaaacttcgaaaaatataataagccactgggaactgatttttaatggttttaacaattctgaaattgtgataatgttcccctttaagtccaacAAAGTACATTTGCTCACTTTGATCTGGTTGAAGGTGCCCACGCTATAGTCCCAGGCTGGCACAAAGTGTGGAAGAACACTGTCCAGTAAAGACATGAACCTGCAGGAAGAAACATGCATTTGATCATATTCATACTATCATAGTTGCTTGACTGAAAAGCATGTTATATAGCTAAAGATGGACCTCTGGATGACCAGTGCTCGGCGATACAGTACGTCAGCCTGGGTCCCCTGCAGACGTGGGTAGCGCACCAAGTAGGAGGACTGGAAAACATCAGCGTTTAGGCCCAGGTCTCGCTCGCATGACGACTTGATCTTCAATCCGTGGATCCGCACGTCTATTCCCTCGTCTGCACGCGGAAGGAGAGCATTATCGCATCAGACGACAGTAAGTACAGGAGGACATATTTTGTTTCAAAACACACCCCGACATTCCTCGATTCGGATCTCAATGACAGGCAGGTGGGACACCATGTCTTCCAGCACGCATATTTCTCCAATAAGATTGCTAAAGACAAAAAGcaagcaaaaaaattttttttaaaaattgaaacAGAGTAAATTTGTGCTTATTCACGCTTGGCCATTTGCATCCTTGCATATTCACACATTTATTTTCTCTAGTTTGAATTgtaaatcatttgtttttgtttgtcgTGTCCTCTGCcgaggaaaaaaataaagaagcAACATTTTTATGGGAAATAAAATAGGAAGTGGTTTTTGATGGCGGTTtctgcagggggggggggggaaagaatGATGCAACATTTTTATGGTAACAAATCCTGGTGGTTTGATGGAACCATCTGCAGGGGGAAAAACCCAACTATGGATCCAGCAGATGGCACTGTCTCATAAGTCAAGTCACCGAACATTTTCCAACAGGAAGATAGATGCCTTGACAAATTGCGATGTTATGTAACTGCACGTTTTGTGGGTCAAACACTATGCTGTATTTGTTTTGAATGTGTAACACTTAACATTTAAAATGTGAATAATAACAGTGAGAAGCATATTAATGGTttcgaccaggggtgtccaaacattttgactcggggggccgcattgggctaaagaaATTTGGCCGggagccgactgcatgtaaagtaacaatatatatatattgatttattattatttcttacaACTGTGTGCTGTCtcagatacattttgtacatatatatatacacacacacaaacacaaaatgtatatacaaaatatatatatatatatatacattttttttttttacagttctgaagtacatttttactatttttactacttctcaccctatctcccttagagatagggtgagaagctctgtcattcggggggagctcaaagtaaagccgctgctcctccacatcgagaggagccagatgaggtggttcgggcatctggtcaggatgccacccgaacgcctccctaggaaggtgtttcgggcacgtccgaccggtaggaggccacggggaagacccaggacacgctgggaagactatctctcccggctggcctgggaacgcctcgggatcccccgggaggagctggacgaagtggctgggcttccctgcttaagctgctg is part of the Nerophis lumbriciformis linkage group LG19, RoL_Nlum_v2.1, whole genome shotgun sequence genome and encodes:
- the hectd3 gene encoding E3 ubiquitin-protein ligase HECTD3; this translates as MSLGDSIHLLLGRIRFLNRCIECFKRSQPLPESLCYVPKEVCYKICKDLSSSSSTPSGASTGGSGKTLVSVFDSPHQSALNKKMCKYTIEPKKGTCIRTTGEEYCNSQGLWVKLNKEQLEEHRPGQDLEEGWILLCKHTEGGDRLVPVESPETLSRQQQLFGFDHKACTRWEEVVDVENALFLGSKPKIAEQEDVAVEKLRYVPPTWTYECDEDLVHYFYDHVGKEDENLGSLKQSVTTIFVSSCTEDPSSGVNCLTDGDTKTFWESDGMQGQHWIRLHMKRGTVVNKMILTVDSTDDNYMPKRVTVYGGEGDNLKKLSDVNIEDNLIGEICVLEDMVSHLPVIEIRIEECRDEGIDVRIHGLKIKSSCERDLGLNADVFQSSYLVRYPRLQGTQADVLYRRALVIQRFMSLLDSVLPHFVPAWDYSVGTFNQIKSIKQFLLQSKRRSALITQCLKDSETSKPNFLPCLYINRRLAMEHRDNPSLDASCKNAVFSQVYEGLKPSDKLEKTLDYRWPDRYDQWWECKFIAEGIIDQGGGFRDSLADMSEELCPTSAECPMPLPFFTRTSNQGSLEARDYYVPNPSCKQFHKYEWIGQLMGAALRGKDFLVLALPGLVWKQLIGESVSWRKDFPAVDSVLVNLLDAMETMDRATFDFRFGEELVYTTLLSDGQVVELVPGGSSVAVLYEDRQEFIRLVQKARMEESKQQIAALQTGLLKVVPQAVLDLLTWQEVEKKVCGDPEISVEALKRLTRYEDLEQTDVRVQYLWEALTNFTNEDRSRFLRFVTGRSRLPAPIYVFSDKQVFCSESEALPQSSTCSSTLYLPNYPSAKVCEEKLRYAAYNCVAIDTDMSPWEE